CCTTGCCGATCAGACGCTGAACGTTGATCAGCAGCTGAAGCACGACGCCGAACACGCCGAGCGCCATCCAGCCGAAGAACACGAAGCCCCAATGCAGCGGCGCAACGAACAGCTCTTCCATGAACCAGAACGTGTGGCCCCACTCATTCAGGCCGACGTTCGGGATGATCATGAACGGGCCAATCGCCACGATCAGATAGGCAACCGAATACCCCTTGGAGAAATACGGAAGACGCGTCTTCGCATAGAAGAAGCCGCCAACCGCGATCACCGAGTAAATCGGGTAGCTCATGTAGAACTCGATGATGTGCGACGGCGTGAAATCCGTGTCGCGAATCACCGTCATGTGCCAGGTGCCGTCCTGCTCCGTGAAGAACGACGCGCCCCAGTAAATGGCCGCGGCGTAAACCACCAGCCACTGCACCTCGACCACCAGGCGGCGCATCTCTTCGCGCGGCGCCAAGTTCGAGAAGTCGCGCGTGCGCGTCTTCCAAAGGAAGCCCGCAAGGCCGATGCCAGAGATCAGCTCAAGCGGGATCTCGGTCCATAGGATCGACATCCAATATGTCTGGAACTCCGGCGCAAACGAGTCCAGGCCAGCGCGCCAGCCATAAATCTGCTCGTAAATGCGAACGACCAGATAGAACCCGTTCAGAACGGCCAGGCCGATCCACATGCCCTTCAGGTCAACTACAGCTTCCGTGCCAGCAGCAGCGCGGGCTGCTGTGTCAGTCGTTGAGCTCATTGTGACTCCTCCATGGAATTTGGCTCGAAGAGACGCTCTTCGAGGCTGACGCATTTTGCGTGTTATGGCGCGTCGAAACAGTGACTTTGTCGCCAAAAACGGCGCAGAACCCGCCACGCGCAGGAGTTCGAAATCGCAAAGTCAGATCCTCTCGCGTCGCAAAAAAAAGCCCGGCGCTGACGCCGGGCTTCGTTTTCGATCGCCACAGTCTAGACCGGCTGGGGCTCCAGGCCGCCAACGTCGGGCTCTGGCTTCTGTCCCGTCGTCGGCACCGCCGAGCCGCGCGGCGGCTGCGTTGGCGACGATTCTTCGCGCACCGGCCGCTTGCCGACGAGCAGGCCCTTCATCTCGTCGCCGGACAACGTCTCGAATTCGAGAAGCGCATTGGCGAGCGTGTCGAGTTGGCTGCGCTTTTCCGTCAGGATGCGCATCGCCTCGTCATAGGCTTCCTGCACCAATCGGCGCACCTCCGCGTCGATCGTCTGCTGCGTCGCCTCGGAAATCGTCTGCTGACGCCCGAGGGAATATCCGAGGAACTGCTCTTGCTCGGGATTGGCGTAGGCGACGGTGCCGAGCTTGTTCGAGAAGCCGAGTTGGGTGACCATCGCGCGCGCCACACGGGTGCATTGCTGGATGTCCGAGGCCGCTCCCGACGTCACCTTGTCATGGCCAAAGATCATTTCCTCGGCGACGCGGCCGCCCATGGCGATGGCGAGCATCGCGGTCAGTTGCTCGTATGTCTGCGAGATCTGATCGCGCTCGGGCAGGCCCTGCACCATGCCGAGCGCTCTGCCGCGCGGAATGATCGTCGCCTTGTGGATCGGCATCGCCCCCGGAACAGAGAGCTGCACCAGCGCATGGCCGCCTTCGTGATAGGCGGTGAGCTTCTTCTCCTCATCCGTCATCACCAGCGTGCGCCGCTCGGCGCCCATCATGATCTTGTCGCGGGCGTCCTCGAACTCCTGTTTCGTGACGATCCGCTTCGAGCGCCGCGCCGCGAGCAGCGCCGCCTCGTTGACAAGATTCATCAGATCGGCGCCCGAGAAGCCCGGCGTGCCCCGCGCGACGATCTTCAAATCCACATCCGGCGCCAGAGGCACCTTGCGGGCGTGAACCTTGAGGATCTTCTCGCGGCCGATGAAGTCCGGGTTCGGCACCTGGATCTGCCGGTCGAAACGGCCCGGACGCATCAGCGCCGGATCGAGCACGTCCGGACGGTTGGTCGCGGCGATCAGGATGATGCCCTCATTCGCCTCGAAGCCGTCCATCTCGACGAGCAGCTGGTTTAAGGTCTGCTCGCGCTCGTCGTTGCCGCCGCCAAGGCCGGCGCCGCGATGGCGGCCGACCGCGTCGATTTCGTCGACGAAGATGATGCAGGGCGCGTTCTTCTTCGCCTGTTCGAACATGTCGCGCACACGCGAGGCGCCGACGCCGACGAACATTTCGACGAAGTCAGAGCCCGAGATCGAGAAGAACGGCACCCCCGCCTCGCCGGCGATGGCGCGCGCCAGCAGCGTCTTGCCGGTGCCGGGCGGTCCAACGAGCAGCACGCCGCGCGGAATGCGCCCGCCGAGCCGCTGGAACTTCTGCGGATCACGCAGGAATTCGACGATCTCCTGCAGATCCTCCTTGGCTTCGTCAACGCCGGCGACGTCCTCGAAGGTGACGCGGCCTTGCGTCTCCGTCAGCAGTTTCGCTTTCGATTTGCCAAAGCCCATCGCGCGGCCGCCTGCCCCGCCCTGCATCTGCCGCGCCATGTAAATCCAGACGGCGATGAAGAGCAGCAGCGGCAGCCCATTGACGAGAAGAGTCGAGAGCCAACCCGGACTGTCGTTCGCGGGCTTGGCGCTGATCTGCACCTTCTTCGACTCAAGCTTCTGCACGAGGCCCGGATCGCTCGGCGCGTAGGTCGTGAAGGAGCGGTTGTCGTTAAAGTGGCCGGAAATCTCGTTGCCGGACATCGTCACGTCATGGACGCGGCCTTCGTCGATCTGGACCAGCAGCTCGCTGAAGGTGATCTCGCGAGCCGGCGTGCGGGTCTGCTGATGCTGGAACAGCCCGAAAAGCAAGGCGCCGACTGCGACGAACAGGACCCAAGGCAAATATTTCTTCCAATTCGCCTTCATTTTCACCTCCATGACGAGAGCCGCGGCGGGCCGGGCGTCGTCGTCAATATGTATGCATCCCCCGCCGGAGCCAAAGATGCCTCGACGAGCGCAGGATGAGATTAGAAGTAATCTAGGTCAGGATGGCGCAATAGCCAAACAGGCGTCATAATTCGCCAAAGGTTGGGGCGGATGCTAAGATCGTCATCGCCGGCCTAAATGAATGCCTAGGCTCGGCTTTCTCGAGATTGACGGATGTTTTGACGCTCGCGCGGCGCGCCGTCGTTCACGCCGCCGCGCCCGCTGAAGATCCTTTCTATGTCGTTACGACAAGCGCGGACGGCGAGTCGATCCGCGCTCGCGCGACGCCGCCACCATGCGCGCGGCGTTATCGCAAGGACGGCGCGCTCTTTCACAACACGCTCAACATCACGCCCCTCTTCGACGCCGACGGCCGCCTCCTGTATTTCCTCGGCGTGCAATATGACGTCAGCGCTCCTGTGCAGGCCGAATCGGAAACCGGCGACCTTAAAGCGAAGCTTATGTCCCTGACGGATTAATCGTCATTGCGGCGCAAAGACGCTGAAGCCTGGCCGACTAGTCATTGTTTAAAGCCGGATTACTGGCTGCAAGCCGAATCAGCGCGGCGCTCTCTTGAGCGGCGCGGCAGGTGCATCGCAACAGCTTTTCCCACTTGGCATATTTCGGAGTCGGTGCGCTAATTTGTCGCGTCTGCCTCAGATGCGGCTCTTCGTTTCCTCAATGGGCAGCGAGCCACAGGACAAAACGCCATGAACGCGATCTCAGCGATTCTCTCGATTTTCGCCGCCGCCGCCGCCATCACGCTTGCGATCACCGCATTCGTGAACGCCTGACCGTCGTTCGCCCAAATCTAAGAAGCGTCGCTCGCCGCCCCGCGGCGAGACGCCGACGCCCTGCATTTTTTAAATTGCCCCTCGGATCGCTCCCCGGCGAAAAGTTGTTTTGCTCATCACCGGCAGCAGCCCGTTTGGCGCAGCCTTTCCAGATCGGCAAGATTGATCGGCGGCGCCGTGGCGTCGCCCGCGAGACTTTTGAACGGCGCGTTCATCGCAGCGCCGACTTCATAAAGCACAGCAAACATGTCGGCCCCGTCGATGCGCATCGGCGGCGCGAATGTTTCGCCGGCGCAGCCGCGATGCGACAGCAGGCGATGCATCGACCTGTCAAAAACGCCGACCAAATGCGTCAGAGCGGCGGTTTCGGCGATCGCATTTAGCGCGACGCCGAGTTGACCTATCGTGCGATCGATGGCGGCCTCCGCCGCGCGAGCATCTCCGGCAGTGCGGAGCGTCAAACGACTTGCTTCCCAAATCAGCGGGCTCTCGACGCGTAAACCATCCGGCAAGACTCCCGCGAAAGCGGCGTTCAACATCGTGACGCCGGCGGTCGGCAGCAATCTCAGCGCTCCCGCGACGCATTCCATTTCGTCGAGCGCAAGAACGTAGAGCGGATCCAGCGAATCAAAATAATCGACGACCGCCAGCGGATGGACGGCGCCGGACGGCCGACCGGCATGCGCGCGAGCGGCGGCGAGACGCAGGCCATACATCTCATCCATGAGTCGGGGAAAGAGCGCGCGCGATTCGCCAGGCAGCAGCGCGATCATCGCTCCCGCCGATCGATTGAAGGAAAGTCAGCGGGAGTGGACTCGATCACGGAACGAAGCCGTTCGACGCCGAGCGAATGAGCCCTATCCGGCAGGCCTCCTCGACGGCGTTGTCGACCGAGGCGGCGTGAAGCCGGGCGCGCGCCGTTTCGAGCCAGAAGCGCACGGCGGTTGGAGCAGCGCCAAGCGCGACCCCGATCTCATGATCGCTGGTTCCTTGGGCCTTAAGGCGCAGGCAAGCGAGCTCCCGATCCGACAACCGCATTTCGACAGGGGGTTCCACGGCAAGGGCGCCTCGCACGCTGGCGTGAAAGATCGCGCTCATAACCATGAGCCGGCGAATCAGGGCGCGGCGCTGCGGCGGCGGGGATGAAGCGTCCTCAGCGCAGCAGACGCTAAACAGCCCATATTCGCCGCTTCGGCCGCGCAGGGGAATGGAGAAGCCGTTGGCGCCGAGGTCGAATTCCAGCACTTCGCCCAGGAGTTTTTCAACCACCGGATCGTCGCGATCCAGCAAGCGCCAATCGACTGGCGTTATCCCCCCGAAACCCGCGCGTACGACGGGCTCGAGGTCGACACGGCGCGCCTGGGCATAGGATTTTCGCCACGAGGCGGCGTGAATGGCGGACAGCAGCGGTCGGTCGGCGCGGCGGGTCGGCAGGTTGAAGGCGACATACCCGACATGAGAGACGCCCGTCGCCCGCAAGACTTCATCAAGGAGCAAGACTTCATCAAGGAGGTTGTAGCGAACAGTCCGCCGATCGGCGCGCGCGAGCCGATCGATAAGATCGAAAACATCTTCGCGATACACGCTGAACGCCTATCGTGCCGAAATCCATAAGCAATTTGATACACAGTCGCTGGCGGGCAGGCAATGCGCCGCGCGTCGAAAGGTTTTGACGAAGCCGTCGTTCGCCGCCGGCGAAAAAAAGCCCGGCCGATCGGCCGGGCTCTTTCAGATTGATCGTTCAGGCTCGATCAGTATTTCGCAACAATCGGGGGAGCGCCCCAATTGAAGTGATAATTCACGCCGGCGCGAACGATGTTGCCGTTGAAGCGCGTCGTTTGCTGCGTGAACCCGTAAGTGCCAAGCGGGAAGAAGCCCGAGGTGAGAGCGCCTGACGTCGAAACATTGCCGAGATCGTAGTAAAGATACTCGACCTTGGCGCTCCAGCGCGGCATGAACATCCATTCAAGTCCGCCGCCAGCCGTCCAACCAACGCGCGTGTCCGAAAAGGACGTTGCGCCAAAGCCGGAAAATCCGTTGGTCCCGGCCTGGAAGATGGACGTGTTCGTCGTCACCCCGCCGTAGGCAAGACCGCCGGTGCCGTAGATCAGCAAGGTAGGCGTGAACAGCCAGCCGAGGCGGCCGCGAACAGTGCCGATATAATCGACGCTGCGCGCCAAAGCCGTATTGGAAATGACGGGAACGCCAACAACCACCGCTGCGGTCGTGAAGTTGGTGGTGTTATTCCCACGGGCGATGCCCTGAATGTCGGCCTCGACGCCGCCGAGCAGCATGCCGTTATAGAACTGCCAATTATAGCCGATCTGGCCGCCGCCGATGAACCCGCCGCTGTTGCGGGACGGCACCGACCCCGACGCGAGAATCGCGAGCTGCGGAAACACCGCAGGATTGAATCCGGGCTGCCCGATGGGGAAGGTCCCGACCTGAGTCGAGTTACTGCTCGACCACGTGCCGCCAGCGTTCAGACCGACGTAAAAGCCAGTCCACAGCGGCGGCGGCGGCAGCGGGGGCGGCGGCGGAGCCTTGTAGCTGGGAAGATCGGCCGCCAAAGCCGAGCCCGTCAGCGCGACCACAAGAGCGGCGACGGAAAGAGCTTTTTTCATCTGTGTCCTCGTTGCTTGGAGGCGGAAAACCTTCGCCCGATTGCCTTGTTGAAACTTTCAGCGATCGCTCGCCATGCACTGTACTCAATCAGTCGAGGCCGCGCACAGTCAATCCAAAAGCCCCGGATGTTGCAGGCGCCCGGTCGGAATTCCGGCTGGTGTGGCGCCGGCGCCACAACGGCGCAACGTTCAGAGCCGGATCGACTTTGATCTCGCCCAGGTCGAAGCGGCTGGTCGAAGATGTGCGGCCGCAGGCGACATACCGTCGTCTGACTGGAAAGTTCCCATCGCCGCTCGCGTTTGGAGCGGCCGACAAGGGTGATCGGCGCGCGCTCAAAGCATGGGGCTTCGCCCTGTTACGAACGTGACTGGAGGCGATGGCTCACAGCGACCCGCCTTGCTTCGAAAGGGCCGCTAGCCGTTGGAGGCCGCCAGGCGCGCGATCTCGCCGCGGCGCCAATCCTCTTTCGAGTCCTCCGTCACCTTGTCCTCGAGCATCCGCGCGGCGACCAGATCGAGCGGTCCCATGGGACAAATCCCCAGCCAGTCGAGCCGCCCCACCGGCGCAAGCGAGCCCAGCACGCGCGTACAGCCCTTGCCGAAATGACGCAGAGGCAGAAGCAGAAGTTCGAATTCCCCCGCATCACGGCCCGGCGCGGTGCGAGCATGCGCGACAAGCGGCGTTTCGTCGTCGATGACCCGGCGAATCGCCTCAGCCACCGCCTCCTGCCGCTGCGCTCTCCACCAGCCAAGGAACAGGCGTCCCTTCTGCTCGCGCTGCCAGAGGGCGTTCACCCGCGCGCCGCAGAGACGGAGCGGAAGCCGGCGCTCCGGGTCCGCTTCGATGATGAATATGTCGGGCAGAATGTGACGAATCGCGACGGGATCGATCTCCGCTCGATCCGGCGCCGCCCGTTCTCCCTTCAATCGCCCCCAATAATCGTGAAGATCCCTGGTGACCGCCAATCTCATTCTAACCCGCCCGACGCTCGCGCGCCCCCGCCCAGGATTGGGACACTCGCCCCCTTAGCGTTCCAACCCGTCCCGGAGGCAGCAGCGATCGTGCCATCGGAGCGGCAATTGCCAGGACGGCGGAGCTTTCCAACGGCCAGGACCCCGCACCTACAAAAAGGCGTGCGAAAGCAATAAGCTGACTTGTCGGAAGCAATCTCGAGCGACCCGCTCGGCGCTCACGATCCATTCTTGCTCTCTCCGCCAAGCGTTTCAAATCGGGACGCTGGCCGATGCCGGTCGCGCTAGATTAGCATTGAGCTGCGCGGGCCCTTGCCCAGCAAAACGGACAGGAGCGAACGTGCCCGCAAGTCGTGAACGAATTTTCAATCTCCCGACAGTGACGAAGACGGTCATCGTCGCGCTTACGGCGACGCAGCTCGTCGTCGCTTACGGTCCTTTGGAGTTCTCAAACTGGCTGCTAACGACATTCGCCTTCATCCCGGCGCGCGTGACGCTTGAAGGCGGCGCCGAATACGCCACCATGCTGACCTACTTTTTTTTGCACGGCGATTGGACGCATCTCATCGTGAATGCGTTAGCGCTTGCAGCATTCGGCACGCCGGTCGAACGTCGATTCGGTTCGGCGCGCTACCTCCTCTTTCTCGCCGCAAGCGCGTTCGCAGGCGCGTTGTTGTTTCTTGCGCTGCACCCTTACGAAATCGCCCCTGTCGTGGGCGCATCAGGCGCAATCTCTGGAACAATGGGGGCAATTGTGCGTTTCGCATTTACGCCAGGTGCGCGGCTGGCGGACAACAGGGGCAGCCCCCGGACGCCATACGACGAGGAATCGCATTTCACTTCGCTGTCGCAACTGCCATTGAACCGACAGGCGATGTTTTTCCTTGTCGCTTGGTTAGCGGTGAACGTGCTTCTTGGCGTCTTTCCGCAGGCGGTCGGCGTGTCGAGCGCGATCGCCTGGGAAGCGCACGTCGGAGGGTTTCTGTTCGGCCTGCTCTTTTTCAACTTCTTCGATCGCGCGGGTCGGCATGCCCTGAGTTCGCAGTAACGCTCTTCGGCTGGCGAGGGAGGCCGATCGAGAGCGAAAAGGAGGGCCAGATGACGATTTCGAACATACTCGCGGAGAAAGGAAGAGAGGTGGTGACTGCGAGCGCCGACACGACGCTGCAAGAGGCGGCTCAGCTCATGATGCGCTATCGAATCGGCGCGCTCGTCATTCTGGACGACAGCGGCCGACTGGCCGGACTGATCGCCGAGCGCGATATCGTTTCGGCGGTCGCGCTGGACGGGCCAGAGGCGCTGACGCAGCGCATATCAGCATATATGCAGCCCAGTCCCCAGCCGGCGAGAGAAGACGACGCCGTCGAGAATACGATGCGCGTGATGACCATCGAACGGCGCCGGCATATTCCCGTGGTCCGGGAAACGCGCCTCGTGGGCCTCGTGTCGATCGGCGACGTCGTCAAATATCGCATTCGCGTCATCGAGGAAGAGCACCGATCGATGCGCGAATACATCGCCCAAGCCTAAGGACTAGACGAAGCCGGCAGCGGGATGTGGGCGAAAATGTTGGGCAGCGCGCGCTTCGTCGCCTCGCGCCCCACATGGATGAGCTGTTCCGCCCTGTGAAAGTCGAACATGCCGACCTCCTCCAAGCGCGCCGTGATCGTGGCGTCGGGCGGGTCGCCCGCCAACCGCGAACGCAGGATTCGATCCTGGATGATGTTGAAGGCGTCGATCATCGCCGTCGCGACATTCGGGGCGTCTCCCGGCTGGCGGTCGAAATAGCGGGGCAGGAACCGATCCACGAAGGACGCGTCGGCCTTCTCCCCGAACGGCCCAGCCTCCGCGACGCGATGCAGCGCGGCGGGATCGTCACGGATGACGCGCGCGCGATACATCGTGTCGGCCGTGACGTTCACGGCGATCACATATTCCGCGCCAAGCGCGCGGCACACGGTGACCGGCACGGGATTGACCAGCGCGCCGTCAAAGAGCCAGCGATCGCCAATCCGCACCGGCTCGAAAACGCCGGGCAACGCATAAGATGCGCGGATGGCGAGCGACAGGGAGCCGTGCTGCAGCCACACCTCGTGGCCCGTGCCGACCTGAGTCGCCACCGCCGCAAAGGGTATGGGCAGGTCTTCGATCTCCACGCCTTCGAGCTCTTTCTCCAGAGCGGATCGCAGCCGTTCGCCGGTGATGAGGCTCGCGCCGGAAAATGAGAGATCCATCAATGTGAAGACGCGCCGCTTGGTCAGGGTGCGGGCAAAGGCTTCGATCTGATCAAGCTTGCCGGCGGCGTAGCATCCGGCGACGACGGCGCCGATCGATGTCCCCGCGATCACATCAGGCTTGATGTCATGGGCGGCGAGCTCGCGCAGCACGCCGATGTGCGACCAGCCGCGCGCCGCGCCTGCGCCGAGCGCCAGTCCAATCGTCGGCTGACCGCGTCTTTGCTGTTTGGCCTCGGTATCCGCCTTGCGTACGAGGGTCGTCGGAGGGGCTTGTGGTTCGTCCGTCATCGCGCTGGCCGCATCGGCATCGAGAAGTTGGGGGTTGCGTGAGCGTAGCGATAACATGCGGGCCTTCCTGCGCCGCTGTCGCCGTCGTGGTCAGCGGCACAAGATATATTTGGAGACCAGCCTGCGCTTCGGAAGGTGGCCTTCAGGTTAACTTTCCGCCAAATAATGGGCGCCTACGCGCCATCGGCGGAGAAAACCAGCGCGCCATCGTCGCCCAGCGCCCGATAAAAGCAGGACTTCCTCCCCGTATGGCAAGCCTTGCCGTCGCCGCCGACTTCGACCTCGAGCAGCACGGCGTCCTGATCGCAGTCGACGCGCAGCGAGAGCACCTTTTGCGTCTGACCCGACGTCTCGCCTTTGCGCCAGAGCGAGCGCCGCGACCGCGACCAATAATGGGCGAGACCCGTCTCGATGGTCTTCTCGAGCGCGAGTTCGTTCATATAGGCGACCATCAGCACGTCGCGCGTCGCCGCCTCCGTGGTGACGCAGACGATGAGGCCGTTCGCGTCGAATTTCGGCGCGAAAACGCTCCCCTCCTCCACCTCTCTGGACGCCTGCGACATCACCGCGCCCCGCGCAGCAGCGTATAGAAACGCGCCTGCTCGGCCGGATCGTCACGGAAAACTCCGGAAAACTGCATGGTGACCGTGGACGATCCCTGCTTCATCACGCCGCGCATCGACATGCACATATGTTCCGCCTCGACCATAACGGCGACCCCGCGCGGCGCGAGCGCCTCGTCGATCGCCGCCGCGATCTGCGCCGTCATCGCCTCCTGAGTCTGGAGGCGGCGGGCAAAAATCTCGACAAGCCGGGCAAGCTTCGACAGACCGACCACCCCGCCCGCCGGATAATAGGCGATGTGCGTCTTTCCGACGAATGGCACGACGTGGTGCTCGCAATGCGAGGTAAAGGGAATGTCGCGAACCAGCACGAGATCGTCGTAGCCTTCGACCTCCTCGAAGACTTTCGACAGGACCTCGTCGGCGCTCTCCCGATAGCCGCTGAAGAACTCTTCATAGGCTTTGACGACGCGACGCGGGGTGTCTCGCAGCCCCTCGCGGTCCGGATCGTCTCCCGTCCAGCGCAACAGGGTGCGCACGGCGGCCTCAGCCTCTTCGCGGGTTGGGCGCTCGATCGGCGGGGGCGGCTCCAGCGACGGAAGGGAAAAGGTCTTAACCACGTCATCCATGTGGCGCCTCCGACTAACCACTGCCGCCCGCCTTCAAAAGGGCGTCGGCATCCTCTCGCCTAGCACGAAACGTGCAAGGCGCTTCTCAAATCGTCGCCCTCTCCGGATGGTTCGAGATCACGCGAGAATTCGAGACGAACAGGGCCGCTGACGGCCCCGGCGCGACCCGCCGCTTTCGCGAGGGCGCGCAAAATCCTATATAGAGATTTACCAAGGCGATGGTAAGGCCTTGGCTTGGATGCACCGGCGGCGATGCTGAATAACATCTACAATCAACGCATTCTGGAACTTGCCGGAAATATTCCGCGCCTCGGCCGGCTGGCGCAGCCGGACGCCACCGCCTCCGCCTATTCGAAACTTTGCGGCTCGACGATCACCGTCGATCTCAATCTCCGCGAAGGGAAGGTGGCCGATTACGCGCATGAGCTGAAGGCCTGCGCGCTCGGCCAGGCGTCGGCTTCGATCATGGCCCGCAACATCGTCGGCTCAACCCCGCAGGAACTGCGCGAGGCGCGCGAGGCGCTGCGAAAAATGCTGAAAGAGAACGGCCCGCCGCCAACCGGCAAATGGGCCGACCTCGCGGTGCTGGAGCCGGTCCGCGACTACAAGGCCCGGCATGGGTCGACCATGCTGGCCTTTGACGCGGTGGCCGAGGCGGTGGGGAAGGTGGAAAGGGCGCAGGCCCCAGCGGACGGGGTATAATGATATGGACTTGGAAGGAAAATGATTATGCCAAAGACGCTTCCCGGATTCTTGCTAATGGCGGGCACACTAATGATTATTTTTAGTTTATTTAAGGGAAATATTGAGCTTAAAGGATTTAAGATACAGAATATGGATGCGTTTGGCAGGAACACCCTCAGGATAATGGGTATTATATTTATAGGTATTAGCGCATATATTTATTATAATTATATGTATCCTCCAAGCGGAATTCCCAGCAATGGTCTCCCTGAGATGGAACCGAGCCAATCGAACTGGACGCCACCGCATCCGAATGGTGGGTACAGTCCGCCGAGGGGGGATCCCGCAAGAGACTTACCCGCTCTGGACGTTGCTCCTCCAAACGACTGATTCAACCCATCCAAAAAATATCAAGATTTCTGAGCCGCAAACGAAAGGCCGTGGTAGCAGTCTTCAACGCGCGCCGCTGGAGGGGCTTGGCCTTTGAAAGCGTCGAAGTCTATTCGAATTTCCTTATTTTGCCGAATGCACAAGAATATTTGGGGCGATCGAGTTTATTTCGGGCGAAGGCAAATAAAGTTTAGGCTGTGAGCGCGCGTGCTAGGCTCGTCCGCTAATCTGCGCCTACCCTGCCTATACCACCACTCCCCCGATTCGCATCCTCGGCATCGATCCCGGCCTGCACAACGCCGGCTGGGGAATCATCGAGGCGCGGAGGGCGCGCTGTCCTGCGGTCGCGTGCGCTCGGACGCGAGCCTCAACATGGGCGAGCGGCTGCGGCAATTGCACGAGGGGCTGATGGGCATCAGCCAACCACGCGCCTCCGCAGGAGGCCGGGCGATCGACGAAACCTTCGTCAACCGACCTTCCAACGCGGAAGGCGGCCTGGACGGATGCCGACACCGACGCGCCGCCGAACCCCGCGCCCCTTATCGGCGTGGCGGGGGAAGCATGCCGCAGGCAGGAAGGGGCCGGGATACAGATGCGGAATCTTCT
This window of the Methylocystis hirsuta genome carries:
- the amoC gene encoding bacterial ammonia monooxygenase, subunit AmoC, with the protein product MSSTTDTAARAAAGTEAVVDLKGMWIGLAVLNGFYLVVRIYEQIYGWRAGLDSFAPEFQTYWMSILWTEIPLELISGIGLAGFLWKTRTRDFSNLAPREEMRRLVVEVQWLVVYAAAIYWGASFFTEQDGTWHMTVIRDTDFTPSHIIEFYMSYPIYSVIAVGGFFYAKTRLPYFSKGYSVAYLIVAIGPFMIIPNVGLNEWGHTFWFMEELFVAPLHWGFVFFGWMALGVFGVVLQLLINVQRLIGKEGVALLTE
- a CDS encoding acyl-homoserine-lactone synthase codes for the protein MIALLPGESRALFPRLMDEMYGLRLAAARAHAGRPSGAVHPLAVVDYFDSLDPLYVLALDEMECVAGALRLLPTAGVTMLNAAFAGVLPDGLRVESPLIWEASRLTLRTAGDARAAEAAIDRTIGQLGVALNAIAETAALTHLVGVFDRSMHRLLSHRGCAGETFAPPMRIDGADMFAVLYEVGAAMNAPFKSLAGDATAPPINLADLERLRQTGCCR
- the ftsH gene encoding ATP-dependent zinc metalloprotease FtsH, which translates into the protein MKANWKKYLPWVLFVAVGALLFGLFQHQQTRTPAREITFSELLVQIDEGRVHDVTMSGNEISGHFNDNRSFTTYAPSDPGLVQKLESKKVQISAKPANDSPGWLSTLLVNGLPLLLFIAVWIYMARQMQGGAGGRAMGFGKSKAKLLTETQGRVTFEDVAGVDEAKEDLQEIVEFLRDPQKFQRLGGRIPRGVLLVGPPGTGKTLLARAIAGEAGVPFFSISGSDFVEMFVGVGASRVRDMFEQAKKNAPCIIFVDEIDAVGRHRGAGLGGGNDEREQTLNQLLVEMDGFEANEGIILIAATNRPDVLDPALMRPGRFDRQIQVPNPDFIGREKILKVHARKVPLAPDVDLKIVARGTPGFSGADLMNLVNEAALLAARRSKRIVTKQEFEDARDKIMMGAERRTLVMTDEEKKLTAYHEGGHALVQLSVPGAMPIHKATIIPRGRALGMVQGLPERDQISQTYEQLTAMLAIAMGGRVAEEMIFGHDKVTSGAASDIQQCTRVARAMVTQLGFSNKLGTVAYANPEQEQFLGYSLGRQQTISEATQQTIDAEVRRLVQEAYDEAMRILTEKRSQLDTLANALLEFETLSGDEMKGLLVGKRPVREESSPTQPPRGSAVPTTGQKPEPDVGGLEPQPV
- a CDS encoding PAS domain-containing protein, producing the protein MRLAVTRDLHDYWGRLKGERAAPDRAEIDPVAIRHILPDIFIIEADPERRLPLRLCGARVNALWQREQKGRLFLGWWRAQRQEAVAEAIRRVIDDETPLVAHARTAPGRDAGEFELLLLPLRHFGKGCTRVLGSLAPVGRLDWLGICPMGPLDLVAARMLEDKVTEDSKEDWRRGEIARLAASNG
- a CDS encoding outer membrane protein; translated protein: MKKALSVAALVVALTGSALAADLPSYKAPPPPPLPPPPLWTGFYVGLNAGGTWSSSNSTQVGTFPIGQPGFNPAVFPQLAILASGSVPSRNSGGFIGGGQIGYNWQFYNGMLLGGVEADIQGIARGNNTTNFTTAAVVVGVPVISNTALARSVDYIGTVRGRLGWLFTPTLLIYGTGGLAYGGVTTNTSIFQAGTNGFSGFGATSFSDTRVGWTAGGGLEWMFMPRWSAKVEYLYYDLGNVSTSGALTSGFFPLGTYGFTQQTTRFNGNIVRAGVNYHFNWGAPPIVAKY
- a CDS encoding autoinducer binding domain-containing protein, which translates into the protein MYREDVFDLIDRLARADRRTVRYNLLDEVLLLDEVLRATGVSHVGYVAFNLPTRRADRPLLSAIHAASWRKSYAQARRVDLEPVVRAGFGGITPVDWRLLDRDDPVVEKLLGEVLEFDLGANGFSIPLRGRSGEYGLFSVCCAEDASSPPPQRRALIRRLMVMSAIFHASVRGALAVEPPVEMRLSDRELACLRLKAQGTSDHEIGVALGAAPTAVRFWLETARARLHAASVDNAVEEACRIGLIRSASNGFVP
- a CDS encoding patatin-like phospholipase family protein, producing MLSLRSRNPQLLDADAASAMTDEPQAPPTTLVRKADTEAKQQRRGQPTIGLALGAGAARGWSHIGVLRELAAHDIKPDVIAGTSIGAVVAGCYAAGKLDQIEAFARTLTKRRVFTLMDLSFSGASLITGERLRSALEKELEGVEIEDLPIPFAAVATQVGTGHEVWLQHGSLSLAIRASYALPGVFEPVRIGDRWLFDGALVNPVPVTVCRALGAEYVIAVNVTADTMYRARVIRDDPAALHRVAEAGPFGEKADASFVDRFLPRYFDRQPGDAPNVATAMIDAFNIIQDRILRSRLAGDPPDATITARLEEVGMFDFHRAEQLIHVGREATKRALPNIFAHIPLPASSSP
- a CDS encoding rhomboid family intramembrane serine protease — its product is MPASRERIFNLPTVTKTVIVALTATQLVVAYGPLEFSNWLLTTFAFIPARVTLEGGAEYATMLTYFFLHGDWTHLIVNALALAAFGTPVERRFGSARYLLFLAASAFAGALLFLALHPYEIAPVVGASGAISGTMGAIVRFAFTPGARLADNRGSPRTPYDEESHFTSLSQLPLNRQAMFFLVAWLAVNVLLGVFPQAVGVSSAIAWEAHVGGFLFGLLFFNFFDRAGRHALSSQ
- a CDS encoding CBS domain-containing protein, producing the protein MTISNILAEKGREVVTASADTTLQEAAQLMMRYRIGALVILDDSGRLAGLIAERDIVSAVALDGPEALTQRISAYMQPSPQPAREDDAVENTMRVMTIERRRHIPVVRETRLVGLVSIGDVVKYRIRVIEEEHRSMREYIAQA